A section of the Petrimonas sulfuriphila genome encodes:
- the ppk1 gene encoding polyphosphate kinase 1 has translation MNNNSLYKYFKRDISWLSFNHRVLLEAKDESLPVYERIKFLSIYSSNLEEFYKIRVSGYHSSILKNISRDESEEEALQTLMEINNEVTEQEKEYYRIFNEMILPELEKNNIILYQTDEVEPFHRAYVEKYFNEEVFPYLQPMIILKDDIHSFIQDGRIYQVVSLVKKKKKKTGDNFSYTYAIMKIPYTKVPRFVELPSFGGNHYIIFIDDLIKANMQSVFPGYEIVDCYSIKISRDADFSLENEDQKDIAERILRKVRKRKIGAVTRFQYDKDMPGYFLKYLCEAYEIEEEELLPSGRYLNLADLMKLPNPVGDRLRQTLPQPLRVPELEANNSILRVLRRQDVLLHFPYQSFNYLLRFLLQAAFDPKVLEIKVTQYRVAENSAVINSLISAAKNGKKVTVFVELKARFDEENNYLSSELMQQAGVKIIYSLPGLKVHAKLAYVRKRSNDPDDPIKGYAYLGTGNFNEKTARIYSDKGLLTSNKEIIHDIDEVFRVLEGKPYMHDFRHLLVTQFNMLPTIYQMIEQEITEVENGRMGHIILKMNSLEDKGMINALYRASEAGVKVDLIIRGICCLIPNQPYSKNIRVTRIVDAYLEHARVWYFLNGGKETIYLTSADWMQRNLHRRIEVAFPVYSEPLKRQIIDILKIQLEDNQSAVWVNEHLDNVFKRDTASPDDTPIRAQQAIHDYLKQSTGQ, from the coding sequence ATGAACAACAATTCACTCTACAAATACTTTAAGCGCGACATAAGCTGGCTGTCGTTTAACCACCGTGTCTTGCTGGAAGCAAAGGATGAATCGCTTCCGGTTTACGAGCGGATTAAATTTCTATCGATCTACTCTTCCAACCTGGAAGAGTTTTACAAAATCCGCGTATCCGGATACCACAGTTCAATATTGAAAAACATCAGCCGTGACGAATCGGAAGAAGAAGCACTGCAAACACTTATGGAGATCAATAACGAAGTCACGGAGCAGGAAAAAGAATATTACCGCATATTCAACGAGATGATTCTTCCCGAACTGGAAAAGAACAATATCATTTTATATCAGACCGATGAGGTGGAGCCCTTCCACCGTGCCTACGTGGAGAAGTACTTTAACGAAGAGGTGTTTCCTTACCTGCAACCGATGATTATCCTGAAAGACGATATCCACTCTTTCATCCAGGATGGGCGTATCTATCAGGTGGTAAGCCTGGTGAAGAAAAAAAAGAAAAAGACAGGAGATAACTTCTCCTATACCTACGCCATCATGAAGATTCCTTACACCAAGGTACCGCGTTTCGTGGAACTGCCTTCCTTTGGAGGTAACCACTATATCATCTTCATTGACGACCTGATCAAGGCGAACATGCAGAGCGTTTTTCCTGGTTATGAAATAGTGGATTGCTACAGCATCAAGATTTCGCGCGATGCCGACTTCTCTCTCGAGAACGAGGATCAGAAAGATATAGCCGAGCGGATCCTGCGCAAGGTACGCAAACGTAAGATCGGGGCAGTGACCCGCTTTCAGTACGACAAGGACATGCCCGGTTACTTCCTGAAATATCTCTGTGAGGCGTATGAGATCGAAGAGGAGGAGCTGCTTCCCTCAGGACGTTACCTGAACCTGGCCGACCTGATGAAGTTGCCCAACCCGGTGGGTGACCGCCTCCGGCAGACACTGCCGCAACCGCTGCGGGTACCCGAGCTGGAAGCCAACAATTCGATTCTACGGGTACTGCGCCGCCAGGATGTGCTGCTGCACTTCCCCTACCAGTCGTTCAACTACCTGCTGCGTTTCCTGCTTCAGGCCGCCTTCGACCCGAAGGTACTGGAAATCAAAGTAACGCAATACCGTGTGGCGGAAAACTCGGCTGTGATCAACAGCCTGATCAGTGCGGCCAAGAACGGCAAGAAGGTGACCGTCTTCGTGGAACTGAAAGCCCGTTTTGATGAGGAAAACAACTACCTCTCTTCCGAGTTGATGCAACAGGCAGGCGTAAAGATAATCTACAGCCTGCCGGGGCTGAAGGTACATGCCAAACTGGCTTACGTGCGGAAAAGGAGTAACGATCCGGATGACCCGATCAAGGGATATGCCTACCTGGGTACCGGCAACTTCAACGAGAAAACTGCCCGCATCTATTCCGACAAGGGGTTGCTCACTTCCAATAAGGAGATTATCCACGATATTGACGAGGTGTTTCGCGTACTGGAGGGAAAGCCCTATATGCATGATTTCAGGCATCTGCTGGTAACCCAGTTCAACATGCTCCCGACCATCTACCAAATGATTGAACAGGAAATCACAGAAGTAGAAAACGGACGTATGGGACACATTATCCTAAAAATGAACAGCCTGGAAGACAAGGGGATGATCAATGCCCTCTATCGTGCCAGCGAGGCAGGAGTGAAGGTCGACCTGATTATCCGCGGCATCTGCTGCCTGATACCCAACCAACCCTACAGCAAGAATATCCGGGTAACGCGTATTGTGGATGCCTACCTGGAACATGCCCGTGTGTGGTACTTCCTGAACGGTGGTAAAGAAACGATCTACCTCACCTCTGCCGACTGGATGCAGCGCAACCTTCACCGTCGTATCGAAGTGGCTTTTCCGGTTTATTCCGAGCCGTTGAAGCGGCAGATCATCGATATCCTGAAGATCCAACTGGAGGATAACCAGAGCGCTGTATGGGTGAACGAGCATCTGGATAATGTCTTTAAAAGGGATACGGCATCACCGGATGACACACCTATCCGCGCGCAACAGGCAATCCACGACTACCTGAAACAGTCTACAGGACAATAA
- a CDS encoding ammonium transporter produces MDKSTEFSSLAINNADTAWMLIASALVFLMTPGLAFFYGGMVRYKNLVSTLIQSFITLGIISVIWVLIGFSLAFGDSLGGFIGNPASFFMFNNVGLQPNPAFSATIPFALFAVFQLKFAIITPALITGGVAERIRFSSLMVFIVFFSIFIYAPLAHWTWHPEGFLRKWGVLDFAGGTVVHISAGFAALSGAIFLKKRKDGGTDNPTNIPYILLGTGLLWFGWFGFNAGSALAANELAVKAFLNTNLASATAMVTWMLTDGARGKKRSVVGAAVGAVVGLVAITPSAGFVTVGQSIFIGCTASLVSYFATRLKSRSSIDDTLDVFPCHGIGGITGMILTGVFAENVGLIYGDPTVFLYHLLALLIVGAFTFGGSFLLYKLTDLILPMRVTEIQEERGLDITQHGELATDVPSSY; encoded by the coding sequence ATGGATAAATCCACAGAATTTTCAAGCTTGGCGATAAACAATGCTGACACTGCCTGGATGCTAATAGCTTCCGCACTGGTATTTTTAATGACACCCGGGCTGGCTTTCTTTTATGGAGGAATGGTTCGGTATAAGAACCTTGTGTCTACTCTTATTCAGAGTTTTATCACGTTGGGAATAATCAGCGTTATTTGGGTTTTGATTGGCTTCAGCCTCGCTTTCGGCGATAGCCTGGGAGGCTTTATCGGAAACCCCGCATCTTTTTTCATGTTCAACAATGTGGGATTGCAGCCCAACCCTGCTTTTTCGGCAACCATTCCATTTGCCCTGTTTGCGGTGTTTCAACTCAAGTTTGCTATTATAACCCCGGCACTCATCACGGGTGGCGTTGCAGAAAGAATTCGTTTTTCGTCGTTAATGGTCTTTATAGTCTTTTTCTCCATTTTTATTTATGCGCCGTTGGCTCATTGGACCTGGCATCCCGAAGGCTTTCTTCGTAAGTGGGGTGTTCTCGACTTTGCCGGAGGGACAGTCGTACACATTTCTGCGGGGTTTGCAGCCCTTTCCGGTGCCATATTCCTGAAAAAACGAAAAGACGGTGGAACCGATAATCCCACTAATATTCCTTATATCTTACTGGGTACCGGGTTGCTTTGGTTCGGTTGGTTCGGTTTTAATGCAGGATCGGCGCTTGCTGCCAATGAACTTGCCGTCAAGGCCTTTTTGAACACAAATTTGGCATCGGCAACGGCTATGGTTACCTGGATGCTTACTGATGGCGCCAGAGGAAAAAAAAGATCGGTGGTGGGAGCTGCTGTAGGTGCGGTGGTTGGATTGGTCGCCATCACTCCTTCCGCTGGTTTTGTAACGGTGGGGCAGAGTATTTTTATCGGTTGCACAGCGTCGCTGGTGAGTTATTTTGCTACCCGGTTGAAATCGAGAAGCAGTATAGACGATACGTTGGATGTTTTTCCATGCCACGGTATCGGAGGTATAACGGGGATGATCCTCACGGGAGTATTTGCCGAAAACGTTGGCCTTATATACGGTGATCCGACCGTTTTCCTGTATCATTTGCTGGCACTGCTTATCGTAGGTGCTTTCACTTTCGGAGGCTCATTCCTGCTGTACAAACTTACCGATCTTATCCTTCCGATGCGGGTAACCGAAATTCAAGAAGAGAGAGGGCTGGATATTACACAACATGGCGAGCTGGCCACAGATGTTCCTTCGAGCTATTAG
- a CDS encoding SurA N-terminal domain-containing protein: MATLQKIRDKGVFLVAIIGIALLAFILGDLFTSGNTLFAKSRDKAFVVNGQVISTQEFADRITEWESFQKMISGQTSLDENTSQQIREAVYDQMVRERMLDNEAAKLGLAVSKTEINDLVHGETISPLLQQLPFFLDPQTGMFDREGLMQFLSTVNAPVESLQPEERAVVEQYKSMWLFIENMVKYQRLQEKYTTLLANAVMVNDVEAKTTFDLSQQNADMAYVMKSYFTIPDSTVSVTDQEVKSFYEKNKNAFRMNVPLAKITYFTKEIVPSDADFAEIEAQANEAYLKLVETANPASVVADYSDMPFRDVYLSANSLTEGQKSFVESASVSDIKGPAREGDAFTIYKLLDKTVAPDSVHLRMMAIPDASMAGQDSIVTHFVDSIFNEIQSGKSFAEVANSLNPQSNGGDVGWAREIDLAQAGIDVVKAAFSAPVGQAFKMTVPGQQIILQVEEKTVPVQKYKIATINMPVVVSEKTSNNVDNELNQFVSDPNVSKNFNELATQKGYFVMPDASVSANDFSLMQIPGSRQVVTWAVNEKKMGTVRKFDITNMRIIARVDQVYPAGVAPLQEVATSIRSRLSNDKKAEKIISDLTAKNLTSLDAYATEMQSNVDTVKFVNFTTRNITGLGFEPTLNAFSAYAPLNTLIPPAKGNMGVYVVNVLSRTQGTETYDAKAQKDLIQSNNAYMLQMQSLETLKKKLKVEDNRYVFF, from the coding sequence ATGGCTACACTACAGAAGATTAGGGATAAGGGCGTGTTTTTGGTCGCCATTATCGGGATTGCGTTACTGGCATTTATTTTGGGAGACTTATTCACCTCGGGAAACACACTTTTTGCCAAATCGCGCGATAAAGCTTTCGTTGTAAACGGGCAGGTGATTTCTACTCAGGAATTCGCTGACAGGATTACCGAATGGGAAAGTTTTCAAAAAATGATCAGTGGACAGACTTCATTGGACGAAAATACATCTCAACAAATCCGGGAAGCGGTTTATGATCAGATGGTTCGTGAACGGATGCTCGACAACGAAGCGGCAAAACTTGGCTTAGCCGTTTCAAAAACAGAAATCAACGATCTGGTACACGGAGAAACGATATCGCCATTACTGCAACAGCTTCCTTTCTTTCTCGATCCGCAAACCGGTATGTTCGACAGGGAAGGCCTGATGCAATTCTTATCCACTGTAAACGCTCCGGTTGAGTCGCTACAGCCGGAAGAGAGAGCTGTAGTTGAGCAATACAAATCGATGTGGTTGTTCATCGAAAACATGGTAAAATATCAACGTCTTCAGGAAAAATACACTACGTTGCTTGCCAATGCCGTGATGGTGAACGATGTTGAAGCAAAAACCACTTTTGACTTGTCGCAACAAAATGCCGATATGGCCTATGTGATGAAGAGTTACTTCACCATACCCGATTCAACGGTCTCGGTTACCGATCAGGAAGTGAAATCGTTTTACGAAAAAAATAAAAACGCTTTCCGGATGAATGTCCCATTGGCCAAAATTACTTATTTTACGAAGGAGATCGTTCCCAGTGATGCTGATTTTGCCGAAATCGAAGCGCAAGCCAATGAAGCGTACCTGAAATTGGTGGAAACCGCAAATCCGGCTTCCGTAGTTGCCGATTATTCTGACATGCCGTTCAGGGATGTATATCTTTCTGCGAATTCACTGACTGAAGGTCAGAAATCATTTGTGGAGTCTGCATCTGTTTCAGACATCAAAGGCCCGGCTCGCGAAGGCGATGCATTTACTATTTATAAACTGTTGGACAAGACGGTAGCTCCCGACTCCGTTCATCTCAGAATGATGGCTATTCCCGATGCATCTATGGCGGGACAAGACAGTATCGTTACTCATTTTGTGGACAGTATTTTTAACGAGATTCAAAGCGGAAAATCATTTGCAGAAGTAGCAAACAGCTTGAATCCACAGTCTAATGGTGGTGATGTGGGCTGGGCTCGCGAGATTGATCTTGCACAAGCTGGAATTGATGTGGTGAAAGCCGCATTCAGTGCACCGGTGGGACAGGCTTTTAAAATGACAGTTCCCGGGCAACAAATTATTCTTCAGGTGGAAGAAAAAACCGTTCCTGTTCAGAAATATAAAATTGCAACGATCAATATGCCTGTTGTCGTCAGTGAAAAAACATCGAACAACGTAGATAACGAACTCAACCAGTTTGTTTCCGATCCCAACGTAAGCAAGAACTTCAATGAACTTGCCACCCAAAAAGGATATTTTGTTATGCCGGATGCGAGTGTTTCAGCAAACGATTTTTCGTTGATGCAGATCCCGGGATCACGTCAGGTCGTTACCTGGGCGGTAAACGAGAAAAAAATGGGAACCGTGCGTAAGTTCGACATTACCAATATGCGTATAATTGCCCGTGTAGATCAGGTTTATCCGGCTGGTGTGGCCCCCTTACAGGAGGTGGCAACGAGCATTCGTTCTCGACTGAGCAACGATAAGAAAGCCGAAAAAATCATTTCCGATCTGACTGCCAAAAACCTGACCAGTCTGGATGCTTATGCTACTGAAATGCAGTCGAATGTTGATACGGTAAAATTTGTCAACTTCACTACACGGAACATTACAGGATTGGGTTTTGAGCCGACCTTGAATGCTTTCTCTGCCTATGCACCGTTGAATACACTGATACCGCCTGCCAAAGGGAATATGGGCGTCTACGTGGTTAATGTGTTGAGCAGAACCCAGGGAACTGAAACCTATGATGCCAAGGCTCAGAAAGACCTGATTCAAAGTAACAATGCATATATGTTGCAGATGCAGTCTTTGGAGACCTTAAAAAAGAAACTGAAAGTGGAAGATAACCGTTACGTTTTCTTCTAA
- a CDS encoding metallophosphoesterase family protein, whose protein sequence is MKKIGLLSDTHNVWDEKYENYFANCDEIWHAGDIGSLELAGKFESLKPFRAVYGNIDDFSTRRIYPETLRFTLEGVDVLMTHIGGYPGKYDPKIRSQLFSKPPSLFICGHSHILKVIYDKELGCLHMNPGAAGKYGFHRVRTLLRFVLDDGNIRDLEVIEIGKHG, encoded by the coding sequence ATGAAAAAAATAGGCTTACTTTCCGACACACATAATGTCTGGGACGAAAAATACGAAAATTATTTTGCCAATTGCGATGAAATCTGGCATGCGGGAGATATCGGTTCCTTGGAGTTAGCCGGAAAATTTGAGAGTCTCAAACCGTTCAGGGCGGTTTACGGAAATATCGACGATTTTTCTACACGGAGAATATATCCTGAAACGTTACGGTTTACGTTGGAAGGTGTAGATGTCCTTATGACACATATCGGAGGATATCCCGGAAAATATGACCCGAAAATCCGGTCACAACTTTTTTCAAAACCCCCTAGCCTTTTTATTTGTGGACATTCTCATATACTAAAAGTCATTTACGATAAGGAGTTAGGTTGTTTACACATGAATCCGGGTGCAGCGGGAAAATATGGTTTTCATCGGGTGAGAACGCTGTTGCGGTTTGTGTTGGACGATGGGAATATCCGGGATTTGGAAGTCATAGAAATTGGGAAGCACGGCTAG
- a CDS encoding LysE family transporter: MFETIVKGFIIGLLVSAPMGPVNMLCVQRTLNKGRWSGFITGLGALLSDLIYALITLLGMSLVEDFLKKNELLIQLTGSVVLIFFGYVVFRTNPLKGWTPQVKIETKHHFRDFISSFFITLSNVFIIFVFITLYARFTFTPVTEGKGYLMLALVAISAGALIWWFFLSLFISRLRKHFNRKGLSILNKTIGLILIIISVVGIFMSIFGVAL, encoded by the coding sequence ATGTTTGAAACTATTGTAAAAGGATTTATTATCGGCCTGTTGGTCTCAGCGCCGATGGGACCAGTGAATATGCTGTGCGTACAGCGAACGCTAAACAAGGGCAGGTGGTCCGGATTCATCACCGGTTTGGGCGCTCTGCTTTCCGACTTGATCTATGCTCTTATCACGTTGCTTGGGATGAGTCTTGTGGAAGATTTCTTGAAAAAAAACGAGTTGCTGATTCAATTAACCGGCAGTGTGGTACTTATTTTCTTCGGCTATGTGGTTTTCCGTACGAATCCCCTGAAAGGATGGACACCCCAGGTCAAGATCGAAACGAAACACCATTTTCGCGATTTTATCTCCTCCTTCTTCATCACCCTGTCCAACGTGTTTATTATTTTCGTTTTCATCACCCTGTACGCCCGGTTCACGTTTACTCCCGTAACCGAAGGGAAAGGCTACCTGATGCTGGCACTTGTGGCAATTTCCGCGGGAGCATTGATATGGTGGTTCTTTCTTAGTTTGTTTATTTCACGGCTGCGTAAGCATTTTAACCGAAAGGGATTATCCATTCTGAACAAAACGATTGGGTTAATTTTGATAATTATCAGTGTTGTCGGAATTTTCATGTCGATATTCGGCGTTGCACTCTAG
- a CDS encoding four helix bundle protein, whose amino-acid sequence MSNQEWINYKIEIRDRLRAFSLEILSLSEMLPEKTRGKVLNYQLTKSGTSMYANYRAALRSRSKAEFFSKLTIAVEEADETEMWLDLIIASEILTTDYVKSLHAESEELLKILAAMRKKL is encoded by the coding sequence ATGAGTAATCAAGAGTGGATAAATTACAAAATAGAAATAAGAGACAGATTGAGGGCTTTTTCCCTTGAGATTTTATCTTTGTCCGAAATGTTGCCTGAGAAAACACGCGGCAAAGTGCTCAATTATCAACTCACAAAATCGGGAACGTCAATGTACGCAAACTATAGGGCAGCATTGCGAAGCAGATCTAAAGCAGAATTTTTCAGTAAATTAACCATAGCAGTTGAAGAAGCTGATGAAACGGAAATGTGGCTCGACTTGATAATCGCATCGGAAATACTCACAACCGATTATGTAAAATCGTTACATGCGGAGAGCGAAGAATTGCTGAAAATTTTAGCTGCAATGAGAAAAAAATTATAA
- the purL gene encoding phosphoribosylformylglycinamidine synthase, which yields MITFFRTPSQSIIAVDAIHPIQNELQERLIWLFGKAEPIPFFEINEKFTGPRREMITPWSTCAVEITQNMGITGITRIEEYFPAGEVPEYDPMLQRIYKKLDQDIFTTDKQPESIVLIDDIEAYNQQEGLALNEDEIDYLNNVSRKMGRKLTDSEVFGFSQVNSEHCRHKIFNGKFVIDGEEKESSLFQLIKKTSGVNPNALISAYKDNVAFVQGPTIEQFAPASGDKPDFFETREIESVLSLKAETHNFPTTVEPFNGASTGTGGEIRDRLAGGKASLPSAGTAVYMTSYPRMEAGREWEKILPERKWLYQTPEQILIKASNGASDFGNKYGQPLICGSLLTFEHAENYKKFGYDKVIMLAGGVGFANKLNALKGNPQPGEKVIVMGGDNYRIGMGGGAVSSVNTGEYSSGIELNAVQRANPEMQKRVANVIRTLAESEDNPIVSIHDHGAGGHLNCLSELVEKTGGKIEMEKLPVGDPTLSAKEIIGNESQERMGLLVPEKDIDRIRQIAERERAPFYVVGETTGDMRLTFQQADGKMPIDMEMEDFFGKSPKTVMSDATVEETYTSPDYDENNLKTYIENVLRLEAVACKDWLTNKVDRSVTGKVARQQCQGEIQLPLSDCGAVALDYRGYAGVATSIGHAPQVALIDSAAGSVVAIAEALTNIVLAPLKDGLQSVSLSANWMWPCRNEGEDARLYKAVEACSDFACDLGINIPTGKDSLSMTQKYGDDKVFSPGTVIISAAAEVKNIRKIVSPALAYIKGTYVYYVDFSFDALRLGGSAFLQTLGKVGDEAPTVSDSEYFKNAFAAVQELVNRGLIIAGHDISAGGMVTAMLEMCFSNPQGGLDARLDKIRHSDLIKILFAENPGVLIQVKHHHLVEKILNDYGIGFAIVARPIEERRLIIEKGEFKQEFDIDVLRDVWYRTSYLFDKKQSGEECALDRFKNYKKQLLQFNFLPSFTGKMQDLDLNPDRKEHSGLTAAIIRDKGTNGEREMAYALFLAGFDVKDVHMTDLTSGRETLEDVQFAVFCGGFSNSDVFGSAKGWAGGILYNGKARKTIENFYARPDTLSLGICNGCQLLMELGLIYPEAGKAHPKMQHNRSHKFESAFLSVEIPQNSSVMLKSLAGTKLGIWVAHGEGRFELPGQESAYNIAAKYVYDEYPGNPNGSDYKAAAVCSADGRHLAMMPHLERTIFPWQNAWYPYEFRKHDVTPWMEAFVNAREWLKKK from the coding sequence ATGATCACTTTTTTCAGAACTCCGTCGCAAAGCATCATTGCCGTTGATGCAATACATCCCATTCAGAATGAACTTCAAGAACGATTGATTTGGCTGTTCGGTAAGGCGGAACCGATTCCCTTTTTCGAGATAAACGAAAAATTTACCGGTCCGCGACGCGAGATGATCACACCCTGGAGTACATGTGCTGTGGAGATTACTCAAAATATGGGAATTACCGGCATTACCCGGATAGAAGAATATTTTCCGGCCGGTGAAGTTCCGGAATACGATCCAATGCTTCAACGGATTTATAAAAAGCTTGATCAGGATATTTTTACTACCGATAAACAACCGGAATCCATTGTCCTGATCGATGATATTGAGGCTTATAATCAGCAAGAGGGGCTTGCATTGAACGAAGACGAAATTGATTACCTCAACAATGTGAGCCGGAAAATGGGCAGGAAACTTACCGATAGTGAAGTTTTCGGTTTTTCGCAGGTAAACTCGGAGCATTGCCGTCACAAAATATTTAACGGAAAATTTGTGATTGATGGAGAAGAAAAAGAAAGTTCTCTTTTTCAATTGATAAAAAAAACATCGGGCGTAAATCCCAACGCGTTGATATCGGCATATAAAGATAACGTGGCTTTCGTTCAGGGGCCAACCATCGAACAGTTTGCGCCGGCAAGCGGTGATAAACCTGACTTCTTCGAAACCCGTGAAATAGAAAGTGTACTTTCTTTGAAAGCGGAGACACACAACTTTCCCACAACCGTAGAGCCTTTCAACGGGGCTTCTACCGGAACAGGAGGGGAAATTCGTGATCGCCTTGCGGGGGGTAAGGCTTCGCTTCCTTCTGCAGGAACAGCGGTCTACATGACCTCCTATCCCCGTATGGAAGCCGGGCGTGAATGGGAAAAGATATTGCCGGAGCGCAAGTGGCTTTATCAAACGCCGGAGCAGATCCTGATCAAAGCCTCGAACGGGGCTTCCGATTTCGGGAATAAATACGGTCAGCCGCTTATTTGCGGTTCATTACTCACGTTTGAACATGCCGAGAATTACAAGAAATTCGGTTACGATAAAGTAATCATGCTGGCCGGAGGTGTTGGCTTTGCCAATAAGCTCAACGCGTTAAAAGGCAATCCACAGCCCGGGGAGAAAGTGATTGTGATGGGAGGGGATAATTACCGGATCGGAATGGGCGGTGGAGCCGTTTCGTCGGTAAACACCGGTGAATATTCTTCGGGAATTGAACTGAATGCCGTACAGCGTGCGAACCCAGAAATGCAGAAACGTGTGGCCAATGTCATTCGTACGTTGGCTGAATCGGAAGATAATCCCATCGTTTCCATCCACGACCACGGTGCAGGCGGGCATTTAAACTGCTTGTCGGAACTGGTGGAAAAAACCGGTGGAAAAATTGAAATGGAGAAGTTACCAGTAGGTGATCCAACTCTTTCCGCAAAAGAGATTATCGGTAACGAAAGCCAGGAGAGAATGGGTTTGTTGGTCCCTGAAAAAGACATCGACCGCATCAGGCAGATTGCTGAACGGGAACGGGCACCTTTCTACGTGGTGGGTGAAACTACAGGAGATATGAGGCTGACATTCCAGCAAGCCGATGGGAAAATGCCCATTGATATGGAGATGGAAGATTTCTTCGGAAAATCACCAAAAACGGTAATGAGCGACGCTACTGTGGAAGAGACCTATACTTCCCCCGACTACGATGAGAATAACCTGAAGACATATATAGAGAATGTGCTCAGGCTGGAAGCTGTTGCCTGCAAAGACTGGCTTACCAATAAAGTGGACCGGTCGGTGACCGGGAAAGTGGCGCGTCAGCAATGTCAGGGAGAGATTCAGCTTCCGCTGAGCGATTGCGGTGCAGTTGCGCTTGATTACAGAGGATATGCCGGAGTAGCGACTTCCATCGGACATGCTCCGCAGGTAGCCTTGATTGACTCGGCTGCCGGGTCGGTAGTGGCAATAGCCGAGGCCCTGACCAACATCGTGCTCGCACCACTAAAAGATGGATTACAAAGCGTTTCGTTAAGCGCTAACTGGATGTGGCCGTGCCGTAACGAAGGAGAGGATGCCCGGTTGTATAAGGCCGTTGAAGCTTGTTCCGATTTTGCCTGCGACTTGGGAATAAACATTCCAACGGGAAAAGATTCGCTCTCCATGACGCAGAAATACGGTGACGACAAGGTGTTCTCACCGGGAACAGTAATTATTTCCGCGGCTGCAGAAGTGAAAAACATCCGTAAGATCGTTTCTCCTGCTCTGGCGTATATAAAAGGCACGTACGTTTATTATGTTGATTTTTCGTTCGATGCGTTACGCTTGGGCGGTTCAGCTTTTTTGCAGACACTGGGTAAAGTTGGCGATGAAGCACCTACCGTGAGTGATAGCGAATATTTCAAAAATGCTTTTGCTGCTGTGCAGGAGCTGGTTAATCGCGGATTGATTATCGCGGGACATGACATCTCTGCTGGGGGGATGGTTACCGCCATGCTCGAGATGTGTTTTTCCAACCCGCAGGGAGGGTTGGATGCGCGATTGGACAAGATCCGGCATTCCGACCTGATTAAGATTCTCTTTGCCGAAAATCCGGGTGTCCTTATTCAGGTGAAACACCATCACCTGGTAGAGAAAATCCTGAATGATTACGGCATTGGTTTTGCTATCGTTGCCCGCCCTATCGAAGAGCGCAGGCTGATCATCGAAAAAGGAGAATTCAAACAGGAGTTTGATATCGATGTCCTTCGGGACGTATGGTATCGCACCTCCTACCTGTTCGACAAAAAACAGAGCGGCGAGGAATGCGCCCTGGACCGGTTCAAAAATTACAAAAAACAGCTGCTGCAATTTAATTTCCTGCCTTCATTTACCGGGAAAATGCAAGACCTGGATTTGAATCCCGACAGGAAAGAGCATTCGGGACTGACCGCAGCCATCATCCGCGACAAGGGAACCAACGGAGAACGTGAAATGGCATACGCACTCTTTCTCGCCGGATTTGATGTGAAAGACGTGCACATGACCGATTTGACATCGGGACGCGAAACACTGGAAGACGTGCAATTTGCCGTTTTCTGCGGCGGGTTTTCCAATTCAGACGTTTTTGGCTCGGCAAAAGGTTGGGCGGGTGGTATCCTCTATAACGGGAAAGCCAGAAAAACCATTGAAAATTTCTATGCGCGCCCCGATACGTTAAGCCTGGGCATTTGCAACGGCTGCCAGTTATTGATGGAGTTGGGTTTGATTTATCCCGAAGCGGGGAAAGCCCATCCGAAAATGCAGCACAACAGGTCGCACAAATTTGAATCGGCATTCCTTAGCGTGGAAATTCCCCAAAACTCCTCGGTGATGCTGAAATCACTCGCCGGAACCAAACTTGGTATCTGGGTGGCACACGGCGAAGGACGTTTCGAGTTGCCTGGACAGGAGTCTGCCTACAACATCGCGGCGAAATACGTCTACGACGAGTATCCCGGAAATCCCAACGGTTCCGATTATAAAGCCGCTGCTGTTTGTTCGGCTGATGGCCGCCACTTGGCCATGATGCCGCACCTGGAGCGCACCATTTTTCCGTGGCAGAATGCCTGGTATCCTTATGAATTCCGTAAGCACGACGTTACACCCTGGATGGAGGCGTTTGTCAATGCACGGGAGTGGCTGAAAAAAAAATAG